The following proteins are co-located in the Microcystis wesenbergii NRERC-220 genome:
- a CDS encoding sensor histidine kinase, with product MEVLTETINPTSIEREPIHLYNRIQPHGVLLVLSEPELKVSQTSSNSRSLLGISPGEIIGKTLEEIFDPFQIDPLKSAIENNDFDAINPSKIWARVKGDDFAVFDAIFHRNAEQMLILELEPAISYENIPFLRFYHLAKTSIDKLEATRSLKDFCNIIVKEVRKMTGFDRVMLYKFDEEDNGDVIAEDKIEQLEPYLGLRYPASDIPLPARNLLSANWIRQIPDATSEPVDLVPSLHPETQQPLNLTLSSLRSASPCHLEYLHNMGVGASLTISLIENKRLWGIIACHHRTPKYVPYELRKACEFLGRVIFSEISAREETEDYDYRVKLTFVQSQLIDYMAEANNFIDGLIAHKPNLLDLTKATGAAICLGGNYTLIGVTPSEEELNYLITWLEKNVHEDVYYTNSLPQIYADGGKFKDIASGLLAIPISKRNYLLWFRPEVIQTVNWGGDPGKAIETTAIDGDIRLCPRKSFSLWKETVRLKSLPWKAVEINAALELRKAIVNIILKQADELARLARDLELSNAELKKFAYVASHDLQEPLNQVANYVQLLEMRYTEELDEDAKEFITFAVEGVSLMQTLIDDVLAYSKVDMQAVEFNTIDANLALEKALANLKGRIQESQAIITVDPLPIVMADKTQLMQLFQNLIGNAIKFRGKATPTIHIAAQRQEEEWLFSVTDNGIGIDPRFSERIFVIFQRLHTRDEYPGTGMGLAICKKIIECHRGRIWVESQLGKGAVFYFTIPLGGNERERWRGRATQNYLISGGQQS from the coding sequence ATGGAAGTTCTAACCGAGACAATTAACCCAACTTCGATCGAACGGGAACCGATCCATCTCTATAACCGAATTCAACCGCACGGGGTGCTTTTAGTTCTCAGCGAACCGGAGCTAAAAGTCAGCCAAACTAGCAGTAATAGCCGCAGTTTATTGGGTATTTCTCCGGGGGAAATTATCGGTAAAACCCTAGAGGAAATCTTCGATCCCTTTCAGATCGATCCTCTGAAATCAGCCATAGAAAATAACGATTTTGATGCTATCAATCCCTCCAAAATTTGGGCGCGGGTTAAAGGGGATGATTTTGCCGTCTTTGATGCTATTTTCCACCGTAACGCCGAACAAATGCTGATTTTAGAGTTAGAACCAGCTATTTCCTATGAAAACATTCCTTTCCTGAGATTCTATCACCTAGCCAAAACTTCGATCGATAAACTTGAAGCCACCCGTAGCCTGAAAGATTTCTGTAATATCATCGTTAAAGAAGTAAGAAAAATGACAGGATTCGATCGAGTTATGTTATACAAATTCGACGAAGAAGATAACGGTGATGTGATAGCAGAAGACAAAATAGAGCAACTAGAACCCTATCTCGGTTTACGTTATCCCGCTTCCGATATCCCTCTCCCGGCACGAAATTTATTAAGTGCTAATTGGATTCGACAGATTCCCGATGCTACCTCTGAACCCGTCGATTTAGTGCCTAGTCTTCACCCCGAAACCCAACAACCCTTAAATTTAACCCTGTCCAGTCTTAGAAGTGCTTCTCCCTGTCATTTAGAATATCTGCATAACATGGGAGTGGGAGCATCTCTAACCATTTCTCTGATTGAAAATAAACGTCTCTGGGGTATTATTGCCTGTCATCACCGCACCCCTAAATATGTACCCTACGAACTCCGTAAAGCTTGTGAGTTCTTAGGAAGAGTAATTTTCTCGGAAATATCGGCACGGGAAGAAACCGAGGATTATGACTATCGAGTGAAATTAACCTTTGTGCAATCGCAATTAATCGATTATATGGCGGAAGCTAATAACTTTATCGATGGATTAATTGCCCATAAACCTAATCTGCTCGATCTAACTAAAGCCACAGGAGCCGCTATTTGTTTAGGCGGCAATTATACCTTAATTGGAGTAACACCGAGCGAAGAAGAACTAAATTATCTGATTACTTGGCTAGAAAAAAACGTCCATGAAGATGTTTACTATACTAATTCCTTACCGCAAATTTATGCCGATGGGGGTAAGTTTAAAGACATTGCCAGTGGTTTACTAGCAATTCCCATTTCTAAACGTAATTATCTCCTCTGGTTTCGTCCAGAAGTAATTCAAACCGTGAACTGGGGTGGTGATCCGGGTAAAGCGATCGAAACGACTGCCATAGATGGTGATATTCGTCTCTGTCCGCGTAAATCTTTCTCCCTCTGGAAAGAAACTGTTCGTCTCAAATCTTTACCCTGGAAAGCAGTAGAAATTAACGCCGCACTAGAATTACGAAAAGCGATCGTCAATATCATCTTAAAACAAGCCGATGAATTGGCACGTTTAGCGCGGGATTTGGAACTATCAAACGCCGAATTAAAAAAATTCGCCTACGTCGCTTCCCACGATTTACAGGAACCCCTCAATCAAGTCGCCAACTATGTGCAGTTGCTAGAAATGCGCTACACCGAAGAACTGGACGAAGATGCTAAAGAATTTATTACTTTTGCCGTCGAAGGTGTCAGCTTGATGCAAACATTAATAGATGATGTGCTGGCTTACTCAAAAGTGGATATGCAGGCGGTAGAGTTTAATACCATCGATGCTAATCTGGCACTGGAAAAAGCTCTCGCTAACCTGAAAGGGAGAATTCAAGAAAGTCAAGCTATAATCACCGTTGATCCTTTGCCAATTGTTATGGCAGATAAAACCCAGTTAATGCAATTGTTCCAAAATCTCATCGGTAATGCCATTAAATTCCGGGGAAAAGCAACTCCCACTATTCATATTGCTGCCCAACGTCAAGAGGAGGAATGGCTGTTCTCTGTCACCGATAATGGAATTGGTATCGATCCCCGATTTTCCGAACGCATTTTCGTGATTTTCCAACGACTGCACACCCGCGACGAGTACCCCGGCACAGGTATGGGTTTGGCGATTTGCAAGAAAATTATCGAGTGTCATCGCGGACGAATTTGGGTAGAATCCCAATTAGGTAAAGGAGCGGTTTTCTATTTTACAATTCCCCTAGGAGGTAACGAGCGTGAGCGCTGGCGAGGACGTGCCACACAAAATTATCTTATTAGTGGAGGACAGCAAAGCTGA
- a CDS encoding type II toxin-antitoxin system RelE/ParE family toxin — translation MKLVANKSFKRAFQRLISKNPQLQSKVSEVLHLLEDNPFTPSLKSHKLTGRLEGYWSCSVSYDCRIIFTFRQDTDSGETLIVIVDIGKHDQVY, via the coding sequence ATGAAATTAGTTGCTAACAAAAGCTTTAAAAGAGCTTTTCAACGCTTAATCAGCAAAAATCCTCAACTACAAAGCAAGGTATCAGAGGTTCTACATTTGTTAGAAGATAATCCCTTCACCCCTTCTTTAAAATCTCATAAGCTGACAGGTAGATTAGAAGGTTATTGGTCATGTTCTGTTAGTTATGATTGCCGTATTATTTTTACTTTTCGTCAAGATACTGATTCAGGAGAAACTTTAATTGTTATAGTTGATATTGGCAAACACGATCAAGTTTACTAA
- a CDS encoding M3 family metallopeptidase, with protein sequence MTNTSNPLLAGQGLPAFDQIQPGLIVPGMTQLLQELAGELTDLEAQIAPTWEKLVEPLTRIEERLSWSWGIIGHLMGVKNSPELRQAYETVQPQVVEFISRLSQSKPIYEAFSSLRQGESWGQLDEAQQRIVEASLRDAQLAGVGLAGEKKDRFNAIQLELAEITTKFSNNILDATKAFQLKLTTPEDIAGLPPSLLSLAAQTARTQGETNATPETGPWVITLDFPSYFPFMKYSDNRELREKLYKAYVSRADLGELDNNPLIDRILQLRQEQAHLLGYSTYAEVSLARKMANSVDEIEKLLDNLRQVSYEAAKQDLEALKTFAGTDDLKHWDIAYWSEKQRQAKFNFSAEELRPYFPLPRVLEGIFSLAKRIFGVEIIAADGKAPIWHPDVRYFQINDEKGEKIAYFYLDAYSRPAEKRGGAWMDVCIGRAKTGTEVRLPVAYLICNQTPPVDGNPSLMTFEEVTTLFHEFGHGLQHMLTTVDYSGAAGINNVEWDAVELPSQFMENWCYDRPTLMSMAKHYQTGETLPEHYYQKLLLAKNYMSGSAMLRQLHLSLVDLELHHRYQPNGGETPKQVRQRLAATTTIIPPLPEDAFLCSFGHIFAGGYAAGYYSYKWAEVLSADAFAAFEEVGLDNEEAVKAIGRRFRDTVLAMGGSSHPMNVFKAFRGREPSTEPLLRHSGL encoded by the coding sequence ATGACGAACACCAGTAACCCGCTGCTTGCCGGTCAAGGATTACCGGCTTTTGACCAAATCCAACCCGGCCTGATTGTCCCTGGGATGACGCAACTTTTGCAGGAACTGGCCGGAGAATTAACCGATCTAGAAGCGCAGATTGCCCCCACTTGGGAAAAATTAGTCGAACCCCTCACCCGGATCGAAGAACGTTTAAGCTGGAGTTGGGGGATTATCGGTCATCTGATGGGGGTAAAAAATAGCCCAGAATTGCGTCAAGCTTACGAAACCGTACAACCGCAGGTAGTCGAGTTTATTAGCCGTTTAAGCCAAAGTAAACCCATTTATGAGGCATTCTCGTCCCTGCGCCAAGGAGAAAGCTGGGGGCAATTAGACGAGGCACAACAGCGCATTGTCGAAGCTTCCCTGCGGGATGCTCAATTGGCCGGGGTGGGATTAGCAGGGGAGAAAAAAGACAGATTTAACGCGATTCAACTGGAATTAGCGGAAATCACCACGAAATTTTCTAATAACATCCTCGATGCCACCAAAGCTTTTCAACTGAAACTAACAACCCCAGAAGATATCGCCGGTTTACCCCCTAGTCTCCTCAGTTTAGCCGCCCAAACCGCCCGCACCCAAGGAGAAACTAACGCCACCCCCGAAACCGGCCCCTGGGTGATTACCCTCGATTTTCCCAGTTATTTCCCCTTTATGAAGTACAGCGATAATCGGGAATTGCGCGAAAAACTCTATAAAGCCTACGTTAGTCGGGCCGATCTGGGAGAATTGGATAATAATCCCTTAATCGATCGCATTTTGCAACTGCGTCAGGAACAGGCCCATCTACTAGGTTATAGTACCTACGCCGAGGTCAGTCTTGCCAGGAAAATGGCCAATTCTGTGGATGAAATCGAGAAATTGCTTGACAATTTGCGCCAAGTCAGCTATGAAGCGGCAAAACAGGATTTAGAGGCCTTAAAAACTTTTGCGGGAACCGACGATCTCAAGCATTGGGATATAGCCTATTGGTCAGAAAAACAGCGTCAGGCCAAGTTTAACTTTAGTGCCGAGGAATTACGCCCCTATTTCCCCCTACCACGGGTTTTAGAAGGCATATTTAGCCTCGCTAAACGGATTTTTGGGGTAGAAATTATCGCCGCCGACGGTAAAGCACCTATCTGGCATCCCGATGTGCGTTATTTCCAGATTAACGACGAAAAGGGCGAAAAAATCGCCTATTTCTACCTCGATGCCTACAGTCGTCCCGCCGAAAAACGCGGCGGTGCTTGGATGGATGTCTGTATCGGTCGCGCCAAAACCGGCACCGAGGTGCGTTTACCCGTGGCTTATTTAATCTGCAATCAAACGCCTCCAGTGGACGGAAACCCCAGTTTAATGACCTTTGAGGAGGTAACTACCCTATTTCACGAATTTGGCCACGGTTTACAGCATATGTTAACCACTGTGGATTATTCTGGCGCGGCGGGTATTAATAACGTTGAGTGGGACGCGGTGGAATTGCCCAGTCAATTTATGGAAAATTGGTGTTATGATCGCCCTACTTTAATGAGTATGGCCAAACACTACCAAACCGGTGAAACTCTCCCCGAACATTACTATCAAAAACTGCTTCTAGCTAAGAATTATATGAGCGGTTCGGCCATGCTGCGTCAGCTACATTTGTCTTTAGTAGATTTGGAATTACACCATCGTTATCAACCCAATGGCGGCGAAACTCCTAAACAAGTCAGACAGCGTTTAGCGGCAACGACGACGATAATTCCTCCCCTACCAGAAGATGCTTTCTTGTGTTCTTTTGGGCATATTTTCGCCGGCGGTTATGCGGCGGGTTACTATAGTTATAAATGGGCAGAAGTTCTCAGCGCCGATGCTTTTGCCGCTTTCGAGGAAGTGGGATTAGATAACGAAGAAGCAGTGAAAGCGATCGGTCGTCGTTTTCGTGATACTGTTTTAGCTATGGGGGGAAGTTCTCATCCTATGAATGTTTTTAAAGCTTTCCGCGGTCGCGAACCTAGTACCGAGCCTCTCCTCCGTCATAGCGGCTTATAA
- a CDS encoding response regulator has translation MSAGEDVPHKIILLVEDSKADIRLIQEALKTSTVPHELVIVRDGVNAMDYLRREGEYLDSPRPNLILLDLNLPRKDGREVLAEIKNDPSLKRIPVVVLTTSRNEEDIFYSYELHVNCYITKSRNLNDLFKIVKNIEAFWLETATLPGE, from the coding sequence GTGAGCGCTGGCGAGGACGTGCCACACAAAATTATCTTATTAGTGGAGGACAGCAAAGCTGATATTCGCCTCATCCAAGAGGCATTAAAAACTAGCACCGTCCCGCACGAATTAGTTATCGTTAGGGATGGTGTCAACGCCATGGATTATCTGCGTCGAGAAGGGGAGTATCTCGATTCTCCCCGTCCTAATCTGATTCTTCTCGATCTGAATTTACCAAGAAAAGACGGACGGGAGGTATTAGCGGAAATAAAAAACGATCCCAGTTTAAAAAGAATTCCTGTGGTGGTTTTAACCACTTCTCGCAACGAGGAGGATATTTTTTATAGCTATGAACTGCACGTTAATTGTTATATAACCAAGTCACGCAATCTCAACGATTTGTTCAAAATTGTCAAAAATATCGAGGCTTTTTGGTTAGAAACCGCTACTTTACCCGGGGAGTGA